Below is a genomic region from Lineus longissimus chromosome 4, tnLinLong1.2, whole genome shotgun sequence.
TCATCAAAACGACAGCATTGAAGTATCATAGGCCACCCACTCCCTCCTCAGAAAACTCAGcacttgtattttcattcatAATCGGCATTATTTTTCTTCCTGCAGCTGCCATTGGAGCTACGTACAGCGCTGCAACATGCATATCGGGAAAAATTACCGGTGTTGACGATGGAATCAATCATTTCTTCGGAGGCTGTGCTGCTGGGGTAATCATTGGAGCCAGAAGTAAGCAAACgggaaaaatttcaaattggtgaCATCCCCTTTTGTGCTCACCAGTCAGTGTGTTCTCTGACTGAATGTTACAGGCACAAAAAGTGGACAAAATTGGCAGTCTTCGCTCTTCCTTTGGGTCGATATAATTCAATCGCACCAATTTTTATGCTTTCTGCTACAATGCTTTTAGTTTAAAAATCTAACCCATCAGTATTATCAAGAGTTGATaataattcttggtattatcaagaattcataaagactaatgCAACATTCAACATTGTACAAGTGCTTTCAGATTTGTCGTTGAGTTCGTCAAACAGTAAATTGATTCTTTTCGTCTCTTCCAGCGAAGAAAATTGGTTATGGAATTGGTTTCGGTTTAGCATTTGGTATCGCTGGGTTTATGGCTAAAAAAGCCTATGTCGAGGATGTCGGTATTGTGTTGCGCCCAGGGGATCGTAAACATTATCCGGACCAGGGTGGATTCTTCCATTACAGTAATTCATACGATCCATGGAGGAAAGAAGTAAAACGAACCTAACTTTAGCGGAATTAGTTTCGATTGTACACGTTTTTGTTTGGACTGGTAGAACAAGACATTCTAGTCCATGGCAATTTTTCAGCCAAACTTAAAAATGTTTGGAAAATGAAGTATGTTATCTTGGTGAGGTGAGTCAAGCTGTGGGAATTAGGTTTATTCCTTAACCGTGGCCAAGGAAAAAGGAAAGTTTTTCATGATCCTGGCAAACAACTCATCAAGATTTTGTGAAGGATTA
It encodes:
- the LOC135486607 gene encoding NADH dehydrogenase [ubiquinone] 1 alpha subcomplex subunit 11-like; translation: MAENDDKKTVLAYDKLYETPDGTDCIGKMLRATAMTSYIGMVWSGIDIIGLSKPATVMAGVVRAGSFIIPAAAIGATYSAATCISGKITGVDDGINHFFGGCAAGVIIGARTKKIGYGIGFGLAFGIAGFMAKKAYVEDVGIVLRPGDRKHYPDQGGFFHYSNSYDPWRKEVKRT